tcttaaacagacTGATATGGCAGATAGCATTGAAATACTTTAACTGAAAATTGCCAGACACTACCTGATGATCTTTCTGCATGACTGTATAGTAGTAAAAAGAATCCAATTTAAGCATATggtattatattatttacaaccatGCAAGCCCTTATTTATCTCCCTGctgtgaaaacaaaaaacaaaacaaaaaacatcttaaatcagcctggtttgctggtctcccagcctggtcaagctggtctaaTTTGCTGGTTGCTTGGGaatgctgggagaccagcttgagCAGCTGATGAGTAGCTGGCCCTATTTGAGAgaacagctagaccagcttaaaccagcctagacctACAAGCTGAGGCTGGTTTAGTATATTTTTCTGGAGGGCTAAGTTGATCAGATACATCAATAGGTTCTTAaaagtttagttcacccaaaaatgaaaatactcttatcatttacttaccctcatgccatcccagatacagtatgtatgactttctttcatctgctgaacacaaaacaaagatattttgaaaaatatctcagctttgtaggtccatacaatgaaattgaatgggtgccaaaatattgaagctccaaaatccacataagggcaacataaaattactccaggtgactctagtggttaaatccatatcttcttgcaaaatgataggtgtgggtgagaaacaggtcaatatttaagccctttttgcttcactttcactttctttgtgcatattgcccaatactgggcagggaggagtatttatgataaaaaaaaaaaatgacataatattgatctgtttctcacccacaactataaTACCATgactgaacacatggatttaaccactgtagtcatatggattacttttatgctccctttatatggattttggagcttcaaaattttggcacccattcatattcagatatttctctaaaaataatttatgttaatttttgttctaccaaagaaagtcatacacatctgggatggcaggggagtgagtaaatcatgagagaatttttgggtgaactatccctttaaccaaccCAGCCCTGTCATGTGTTTTTCTACCCCCTCACCCCTTCTTCTTTTGACAGGTTATCTGATGTGTCATGTTTACAACAGTTGGATTTTGCTCAGTGTACTCTTACATTGATATTGATTTCATCTGTTGTCTGCAGGTAGACAGCTGGGCTCTGGGGGTGTTGCTGTATACGTTGGtctatggtagtatgccatttgaTGGGGGAGATCACAAAAATCTAATTCGCCAAATCAGCAACGGAGAGTACAGAGAACCAACCCAGTCATCAGGTACTGGACTTTAAATGATTAGGCTTGTAGAGCATGCCTTCAATATTACAGAACTCTAAagcactgtggcagtaccatgctGCAGTGGGGTAATCAGATGTTAAAACCATGGTGCTGaaattattactatattaatttACCATAGCATTTGCAcgatactccaaggtacttcaaagtatCCCACAGTATCCCCATGGTATATCCAGAAACATGATATTACTGATTATTAGATTGCTCTGTCCCCACTTATTAATATGAAGGACAATAGTGCACACATATGAATTACAAGTAAGGTTATATTGGACACAGGTTATGCTGTCCTTAGTAATGCTAAAATATGAGTCTTGCTATGTCTTTTGTTAGATGCTCGTGGTTTGATCCGTTGGATGCTGATGGTCAACCCTGAGCGTCGAGCCACAATCGAAGACATCGCCAATCATTGGTGGGTAAATTGGGGATGGAAGACCAGCGTGTGTGACTGTGAATCGCAAAGGGATGCTAGCTCACCCATGCTGGCTCGTCTCATTGACTGGCAGAACCGCACCGAGCCTCGACCGACAAAAGCCATCCGGTCCGAACCATTCCTGCTTGTCCGTCAACGGCCCAAAAAGTCCAAGAAAGAAAATGATGTTGGAGTTTCCCTCTGTAACGGCGAAGACAGCCTGGGCCTCAAGAGACCAAAGGGCATCCTGAAGACAAGAACTTCTGAAGAGCAACATTCTCCAAGTCTGGAGGAGATAGAACTGATACCAGGAGCAGGAACCCCAGAGAAGGAATCTGGGCCAGAAGCTAATGAAGGCCAGGAGGAGCCAGCGCTAACAGGCAATTCTCCTTCCAAAGTGGTCTCCATTCTTCCTAAGAAGGGAATCCTAAAGAACAACCAACAGCGTGAATCAGGGTACTACTCTTCCCCAGAGCGCAGTGAGTCATCTGACTTGCTAGGTGGCAACATTACACCCATTGCCACCAACTCCCCGCCCAAACGAGTGGTTGGTAGGAAGGGCATCTTGAAGCGCAATGGCAAGTATTCAACATACAGCGGTGCTTCTCCCATGAGTGTCCTCGGGGAACCAGCACCTGGCGATTCTGGTTTATCCCGCAGTCAGAGTCGCCCATCCAGCATTGTGAGGGAGGATAGTGATCCCATCACCAACAGTTGCTTCAACGGCACTGACTGGCCCCCACCCACTACCCGGCCCAAGATCAGAGGGTGTTTGTCTGCAGAAAACCTTCTCCAGCTGGCCAACTTTAAAGGGCTACAGGCGGCTCCACCCCTACACAGTGGGAAATTCGGCAGAGAAACGCAGCTCTCCCCTGGGGATAATAGCAGCTTCTCACTGCTAGGAGACCTGGATGATATGACTCAGGTGTACCAACAAGCCCTGGACATCAGCAACAACCTGTCATAGGGAGGGGGGGCCAATTGAGAGGATAGAAGGTGTCGCAAGTGAAAAATGTTTGTTTGGCATGTTGTTGACGACCAGTGTAATACTGGGAATCTATGAATGTGAGTCATTTTTTCAGTGAGATGGTATTGGAGTTTGAACACAACCAAACCATTATCCTAACTTCTAACCTTACCAATCCAACCCTGCCCTAACCTTAGCCTTAACCCAACCCAATCTCATACAGTCAAAATTTGTATCAAATACAACTAGGGGGATTACAGCCTAGATGTTTTTGGAGTGTTTGAAGTAATATTTAAGTTGGTACTCTGGGACATTATCCCCCCACAAGCAAGAGatgaaattaaatgtttacatGATAAATAAAAGGTGTGTTAGCATTTCAGTCTGACATCACTGAATGGCAGTTTTGACGAAACAAAAAGAGTCAACGTGAGTTTATCAAGCACCTTAAAAATCTCACAGAGCACATATCGTTTGTGGTCTTTATTTCCAAGAAGAAACCAGGGTCTTGCTCCAAAAGAACTGTTCTTGtctattatttattaatgttttttgtaGGTTTAGTGATACAAAACTGGTGTGGTCTGGCAGTACTGGAAGAATAACAAAGTCAAATCTCTAGTTTTCCTTGATTGGAACTGAcatatataattgttatttttctGTTGGTTATTGATATATGATTTAATTTGCATATGTATCGATCAAACTCATATTGATCCTATAAGTCTTATCTATGGAGCATATGTAATTATGTTGGAAGTGCCTTTTTTAATTCATATTAAATTATGTATGTCATTTCCTTGATGTGGTGAgggcaaccttttttttttttttttttttttttttttttagtttgtactGAATGCTTAGAAGAGACCCAGGACCTCAGAGCACCAAGTCTACCCTACATGCTAAAGAACTACCTAGGATTATCATACCTGTTTCTTAAAATTTGCCCAACCAATGATGAAAAGCCAGTGTTTACAGTGCATTATCATGCATTATACAGTGCATCGAAAGATTAAGTTTGTTGGTCCTTCATCGGCCTCAAAGGGAGCTTGTTTCCAGAGCCCTCTAcatcatttatactgtatgtgtgtaccgTTGAGTAATTCAAGGTTCCAACATCCCAGATTGGTTGTTTCTGAGTGAGTCTTGACAGAAACATGCATTTATGCACCATGTCTTTCTCTGAAATTGTACACTTGTGGTTTATGGATTGGGTTAGGTGACTGTTTAGGGTTTCTGGACACCTTCAACTTAACAAGGTCTAACACAAGGTAGAAATCACAGACACACTCTAAGCTCCCAGGAATGTTCCAGGCAGAGACAAGCTTGTTTGGCTATTTCCATAAGTTTTGACTTGTAGGAACATAGTCTCTCCTGGTGTTTATCTGTTGATCCTGTATTTGATTGCTCAGCTCTAAGAATAACAGATTATTGGTTCTCTGTTGAACTTTGATGCCCAAAACACCCCCACTAGGGCTAAAAAAACACAAGTAGACCGATTAGTTTCAAAGCAGTGATGAGCCAGCAAATTCCAAAGGCTCTTTAGAGGCATGTTTGGACTAGATCTTAACATCATAACCCAGAGAGCTTCCCTGTGTCATAGGTTTAATGGCACAGAAGCTTCATTGTCTCAGAATCTTTGGTCTTTTGTGTCTTTAGTTTCAGTTGAAAGTACTGTGAGTATAATTTTAGTTTTAGGCTGTTGTCTAAATGTTTTTAGAAGGTAAGAGTGCAGTAGTTGCAGATTCAGAACAAGAGATGTTTACCAAGATAGATTTGTGAAAGCTTTTATGGATGGAGGGCATGTTTCCAGTTAGTGGGATACATAGTTAGCATCATTGACTGGAAAAGATGAATGTAGCTTTTTATTTTGCTGCAAATAAAGAAAGACAAGCGTACGTGTAGAAATAGAGAGATGAAGAATGTAGATTAAAGAATAAGGAAAGTATTTTGTACCAAAGATGGTGATTATGGGTAAAAACATCAGACACAAGTGAGATGCAAAGGGGGAAGTTAGCTAAATCGCTAAATGGTTAGCAAtgttaatgaaaaacaaatgttttcaccaaaataaaaataaaaaatctgtataAGACTGTAGGAGGCTTTTTGTTTGAAAGAGGTCCTGGGTAGATATTATAGACACACCTAACGTGTATCGTACTGCATTTCTGTATTGCATTGTATTTTCAACTGGATTCACAGTGATCGAATTATACTATGTTAGTATTTTTATGTTATTGCGCTTCTGTTTTTGATTATCCAAAATACTGTTGTTATTAATTTACGTTACCGAAGAATGTTGTACGTATAATCAATGATCTCTCTTGGTCTCGAGAGGTTTTCAGCACTAGGTGAACATACTGTGCTAATGTCTAGCATTTAGCTCAAACAGACGATCGACCACACTATTGCACATATTCCATCAGGGTCATTTGATGCAAGCGTGTCATAAATTTCAGAAGCTGCCAGAGAGAACTGACTCAATATTTGGTGTCACGAAATTCACTATCAACATTATTTGTTGTAACACTTTAGGACAAGGTTGAGTAACCACCCaaatgtgccatttttttttttttttaccatagtgCCATTATTCAGAGAGGCCATTTCAAATCAAATGCTAAAATGCTCTTAGCCAAACTTGAAATACCTGGTGCATATTAATTAGTCAGAATTCAAGGTAGAGAAAAATTTGACTGGATTTTGTTATTGACAGTACTGAAAATTGTAGTATTatgttatttatgtattatttttataatggttAATTACTATTGTTGCTCAATGCCATAATCTTTTTTGGGGGTTTGGTATCAGTTTAAAAAAACCTGGACTGCCAAGGTATTTTTCGTTCAGTGCCTTTGCTATCTTTTGTGATTTGTGTTTCATTTTTTCAAGTAAATAATTACTATTGCATTTTTATACTCTATTTATTGGTGGTGAagccattttatttcatttaatgccATTGCATACACATTGTCtgaaatagtgtgtgtgtgtgagtgtgtttagacaaacaaacagaagacAACTGGAAGAGCAGAAAGACATAGAGTGCTTTGTGgtcatgttgttgtgttttaAAGCTTTGATTGTGTATTCAGTTGCTAAGCGGCTTTGGTTGTTGTTTGGAGGAGATATCTCGCAAACCAGCAGTGTTTTGTACCACAAATCCAAATCTGTGTAAAACCAACTCAATAAATGGATAATTTTGAAGGAGTTGATAGCTGTGTCAGCTTTATTCCAGTGCCAATGGCTTATTCCAAATGATTCATGCACACATATGCAAACGAATATCCTGTGTTAACACAGAATGATGCAGCAATAAAGGAATACTTAATCCAAAAGTTAAAATACTGTCAttacaacataagggtgagaagAATTTATATTTGTGGGTGAATTCGTCCTTTAAACAGGCCATTGATTTACACAAAATCAGAGTATTCAGGAATAAGAGAGAAATATGTAAAGGAGAGATCGCTGTCTTAGCCAACTTTAATTTGATCCAGATTTCCAGAAAGGGGGTGGGGGTAAAGAACATTTCAGCCACGTGCCAGTGCCAAAGAGAGTTGGCTGACCTAGTGCACGGACCAGACCGACCCAAATAAAGTACTACTAAGTTCTGATTTAAAGTCTTTGATTTCCAAGATTTTAGAAGACTTTCTGTGCtgacatgcgctagatggacaaaGCGATGATTCTGTGTTTAAAACGGAAGTATTTTTTTCTGCTATACCAGCTTAATACACAGAGACCACTATAAGTAAGCCAGTTGTACATTGATTTCTccaaaaacctgtttgaaaacagtaggtAATATGTCCGATTTTGTACGGCATCTTGTAATATAAGTAGTGTAAGTACGGAAGGGCAGGGGTCATCAGGCAGTGATTCTGGGCCGACAAAAAATTGTCAAGATAACGGATGTGACAACTAACAAAACTTCTGTGGGGAAAggagcaccttacaaatgtgagctaAATGCTTTACCGTTAACAGTAGCTAcattttatatgaaaaaaaagcaattttttttgcaCTCATACCGAACTTGACAAAGGTTAGCTAATATGCTAAAGCTAGCTGCAATACCAAACAAGAGGACATGCGTTTGGATTGTCATTTCCCTCAATTGAAACATGGTGAaagcttccatgtagtaaaaaaaataaaaaatgttaggggccattcagaccgaacacgttcttgtgctaaaaaaaatctacaaatatAAAAGAATGTAGGTGTCTTGCAATGCTTTTTCAAAAGTTGAAGTTCCTTTCCAACATGACACAGAATCTAAAAAAACATTTAGCTTCTGCATGAGAAAAAA
This genomic window from Myxocyprinus asiaticus isolate MX2 ecotype Aquarium Trade chromosome 48, UBuf_Myxa_2, whole genome shotgun sequence contains:
- the nuak1b gene encoding NUAK family SNF1-like kinase 1, which codes for METQRPGDLSDPSVVAVAEAPEGPCEVKRSSSGVKKHHHKHNLKHRYELLETLGRGTYGKVKKAIERHSGREVAIKSIRKEKIKDEQDMVHIRREIEIMSSLRHPHIISIYEVFENKDKIVIVMEYASKGELYDYISERRRLTERETRHFFRQIVSAVHYCHKNGVVHRDLKLENVLLDENCNIKIADFGLSNLYHKDKLLQTFCGSPLYASPEIVNGRPYYGPEVDSWALGVLLYTLVYGSMPFDGGDHKNLIRQISNGEYREPTQSSDARGLIRWMLMVNPERRATIEDIANHWWVNWGWKTSVCDCESQRDASSPMLARLIDWQNRTEPRPTKAIRSEPFLLVRQRPKKSKKENDVGVSLCNGEDSLGLKRPKGILKTRTSEEQHSPSLEEIELIPGAGTPEKESGPEANEGQEEPALTGNSPSKVVSILPKKGILKNNQQRESGYYSSPERSESSDLLGGNITPIATNSPPKRVVGRKGILKRNGKYSTYSGASPMSVLGEPAPGDSGLSRSQSRPSSIVREDSDPITNSCFNGTDWPPPTTRPKIRGCLSAENLLQLANFKGLQAAPPLHSGKFGRETQLSPGDNSSFSLLGDLDDMTQVYQQALDISNNLS